One Amorphoplanes digitatis genomic window carries:
- a CDS encoding DUF6230 family protein, whose protein sequence is MKDAQGDPAYGRTDWRRFAVAVAVPAAVAGALVFGMANGAFAATFAVSGQSFKISADRLEGTGFAQYGDSVHKKNDDAIPVAISGISSATLYNLCQSVKTPGVPITLTIRAGRDEDNPAKATNLLIGLNELSGEAEFTDINIGQDASTLGLGGEDAHGKAGDFGQEAKHVTIRGLRQTAVSTSAGTFTLTGLNMKVNWPGGGDGRPTECF, encoded by the coding sequence GTGAAGGATGCGCAAGGCGATCCGGCGTACGGACGCACCGACTGGCGCCGTTTCGCCGTAGCGGTGGCGGTGCCGGCCGCCGTCGCCGGCGCCCTGGTCTTCGGCATGGCCAACGGCGCGTTCGCCGCCACGTTCGCGGTGTCGGGCCAGTCGTTCAAGATCTCGGCCGACCGGCTGGAGGGCACCGGCTTCGCCCAGTACGGCGACTCGGTACACAAGAAGAACGACGACGCGATCCCGGTGGCGATCTCCGGCATCTCCTCGGCGACGCTCTACAACCTGTGCCAGTCGGTGAAGACCCCGGGCGTCCCGATCACCCTCACCATCCGCGCGGGCCGGGACGAGGACAACCCGGCGAAGGCCACCAACCTGCTGATCGGCCTCAACGAGCTCAGCGGCGAGGCGGAGTTCACCGACATCAACATCGGCCAGGACGCCTCGACCCTCGGACTCGGCGGCGAGGACGCGCACGGCAAGGCGGGCGACTTCGGCCAGGAGGCGAAGCACGTCACGATCAGGGGGCTGCGGCAGACCGCCGTTTCCACCTCGGCCGGCACGTTCACGCTTACCGGTCTGAACATGAAGGTCAACTGGCCCGGCGGCGGCGACGGCAGGCCGACCGAATGTTTCTGA
- a CDS encoding DUF6114 domain-containing protein: MATTSTSGGGFRRWRRARPFWGGLLLLIAGLELFLSANLSLGDLQLHFGPEGYLSYLLPLMLVLCGVLSWVTPGQRLFYGILGLLTAVYSLIGLNLGGFFAGMLLGIVGGALVLAWSPRQPRPGTTDTAPEDPEGPHGEPEPEGTREDERHDARDPAPAGTILPGFGDGPGDGRHRSAFRPRAEWYPAGAPEPRTPSGGVPRKMLAIALVPLAVTAAVLAAAAPAPARAEPECPEGLPSRPAAAAKKAPSRQPSPKPSRKKIPGKPAPAKPGTGAPASSSPSPTPTEDGEDSGNPLVDGLHDFVEGVGDLFGIGGEEEEPTPGPSATPSPTASPGPTGSAAPTAAPSGDPAGSGSPAPGTSPTPSTTPSLPDVPCLGPRVVKEAGPDDVPTVSLRGGKLETASLTMYDSTYDGVTRLQTTGGTIQALKFSMRKAVNKPFKLTVPERGTARTVIDSKELITEGDVRFYTPRFKGKLFGVIPVTFTPESPPPLTLPVLWFTDVEIDLAFVRCDTLTGVPLTLTERS; encoded by the coding sequence GTGGCAACGACAAGTACGTCGGGCGGCGGATTCCGCCGCTGGCGGCGAGCCCGGCCGTTCTGGGGCGGGCTCCTGCTCCTCATCGCCGGACTGGAGCTGTTCCTCAGCGCGAACCTGTCGCTGGGCGACCTGCAGCTGCATTTCGGCCCTGAGGGTTACCTGTCCTATCTACTCCCGCTGATGCTCGTCCTCTGCGGCGTGCTCAGCTGGGTCACACCCGGGCAGCGACTCTTCTACGGCATCCTCGGCCTGCTCACCGCGGTGTACTCGCTGATCGGCCTGAACCTCGGCGGCTTCTTCGCCGGCATGCTGCTCGGCATCGTCGGCGGCGCCCTCGTCCTGGCCTGGTCACCGAGGCAGCCGCGGCCGGGCACCACCGACACCGCGCCGGAGGATCCCGAGGGGCCGCACGGCGAGCCCGAGCCCGAGGGCACGCGGGAGGACGAGCGCCACGACGCCCGGGACCCGGCCCCCGCCGGCACGATCCTGCCGGGGTTCGGCGACGGGCCGGGCGACGGCCGGCACCGGTCGGCGTTCCGGCCGCGGGCGGAGTGGTACCCGGCGGGCGCACCGGAACCGCGTACGCCGTCCGGCGGCGTACCCCGCAAGATGCTGGCCATCGCGCTGGTGCCGCTGGCGGTGACGGCGGCGGTCCTGGCCGCCGCCGCACCCGCCCCGGCCCGGGCCGAGCCCGAGTGCCCCGAGGGCCTGCCGTCCCGGCCCGCCGCCGCGGCGAAGAAGGCGCCGTCGCGGCAGCCGTCGCCCAAGCCCTCGCGGAAGAAGATCCCCGGCAAGCCGGCGCCCGCCAAGCCGGGCACCGGCGCCCCGGCCTCGTCCTCGCCGTCCCCCACGCCCACCGAGGACGGCGAGGACTCCGGCAACCCCCTCGTCGACGGCCTGCACGACTTCGTCGAGGGCGTCGGCGACCTGTTCGGCATCGGCGGGGAGGAAGAGGAACCGACCCCCGGCCCGTCGGCGACACCGTCACCGACCGCGAGCCCCGGGCCGACCGGGTCCGCCGCACCCACCGCGGCGCCGTCCGGCGATCCGGCCGGGTCCGGCTCCCCCGCACCCGGCACCTCGCCGACACCGTCGACGACGCCGAGCCTGCCGGACGTGCCCTGCCTGGGCCCACGGGTCGTCAAGGAGGCCGGCCCGGACGACGTACCTACCGTCTCGCTCCGGGGCGGAAAGCTGGAGACCGCGTCGCTGACGATGTACGACTCCACCTACGACGGCGTGACCCGGCTGCAAACCACCGGAGGCACGATCCAGGCCCTGAAGTTCAGCATGCGCAAGGCCGTGAACAAGCCGTTCAAGCTGACCGTCCCCGAGCGTGGCACCGCACGCACCGTGATCGACAGCAAGGAGCTGATCACCGAGGGGGACGTCCGGTTCTACACGCCCCGGTTCAAGGGCAAGCTCTTCGGCGTCATCCCGGTCACCTTCACCCCGGAGTCCCCGCCGCCGCTCACGCTGCCCGTCCTGTGGTTCACCGACGTGGAGATCGACCTTGCGTTCGTGCGCTGCGACACCCTGACCGGCGTACCCCTGACCCTGACCGAGCGTTCCTGA
- a CDS encoding glycogen/starch/alpha-glucan phosphorylase, with protein MTYATTHSGTTPGDFGRELLSNLYYQRGTTLESASAQDAYHSLALTVRNRLVDRYIRTAAAHYQENPRFIYYLSAEYMLGRQLDQNLLYSGTQECAHSALAALGLSGDELDALDVEPGLGNGGLGRLAACLLDAMATQDIPAVGYGIRYDYGIFQQEFQDGAQVEHPDDWTFYGNPWEFHASDDQQKVGFYGHTEALDGVRRKWVPGEIVLGEPSHMLVPGYGTTTVNIIRLWKARASPQSFNLSHFGAGQYGEAVEEIVRSENISKVLYPDDSTELGRELRLKQQHFLVTCALRDIVRRFRLCNSDWDHFADKVVIQLNDTHPVMAIAELMRMLVDEEGLDWDRAWSITRRTFAYTCHTLLPEALETWPVELMRRLLPRHLEIIFLINHLFLQEVADRYPGDDAKLRELSIIAEGAEQRVRMAHLAVVGSSAVNGVAELHSRLLAATTLHGFANLWPGRFHNVTNGVSPRRFVRLANPRLAELITERLGDGGWLTDLDQLSRLEPAAADPEFRRRWREVKRLNREDLAEQTLATTGVVLDPDALCDVMIKRFHEYKRQLLRVLHVVTLYHRIRRGEVADVVPRSIVFGGKAAPGYYVAKRIMKLANRVAEVVNADPAVSPYLKMVFLPDYNVSRAQLIIPAADLSEQISLAGKEASGTSNMKLALNGALTIGTLDGANVEIRDRVGGENFFLFGLDTAEVAALRGRGYRPRDHYERDAELREVVDAVAGWDGELADDLMHRDEYLTLADFRAYVDCQDRVARAWRDPEDWTRMSILNTARSGFFSADRTVRDYCRDIWHVTPVYVPR; from the coding sequence GTGACCTACGCAACGACACACTCCGGCACCACGCCCGGAGACTTCGGGCGCGAGCTGCTCAGCAACCTCTATTACCAGCGCGGTACGACGCTGGAGTCGGCGAGCGCGCAGGACGCGTACCACTCGCTGGCGCTGACCGTCCGGAACCGCCTGGTCGACCGCTACATCCGGACGGCGGCGGCGCATTACCAGGAGAACCCGAGGTTCATCTACTACCTGTCCGCCGAGTACATGCTCGGCCGGCAGCTCGACCAGAACCTGCTCTACTCCGGTACGCAGGAGTGCGCGCACAGCGCGCTGGCGGCGCTCGGCCTGTCCGGCGACGAGCTGGACGCCCTCGACGTCGAGCCGGGCCTCGGCAACGGCGGCTTGGGCCGGCTCGCCGCCTGCCTGCTGGACGCCATGGCCACCCAGGACATCCCGGCGGTCGGCTACGGCATCCGCTACGACTACGGCATCTTCCAGCAGGAGTTCCAGGACGGCGCACAGGTCGAGCACCCGGACGACTGGACCTTCTACGGCAATCCGTGGGAGTTCCACGCCTCCGACGACCAGCAGAAGGTCGGCTTCTACGGCCACACCGAGGCGCTCGACGGGGTGCGCCGGAAATGGGTGCCGGGCGAGATCGTCCTGGGCGAGCCGAGCCACATGCTGGTGCCCGGCTACGGGACCACCACGGTCAACATCATCCGGCTGTGGAAGGCCCGCGCCAGCCCGCAGTCCTTCAACCTGTCGCACTTCGGCGCCGGCCAGTACGGCGAGGCGGTCGAGGAGATCGTCCGCTCGGAGAACATCAGCAAGGTCCTGTACCCGGACGACAGCACCGAGCTCGGCCGCGAGCTGCGCCTCAAGCAGCAGCACTTCCTGGTCACCTGCGCGCTGCGCGACATCGTGCGGCGCTTCCGGCTGTGCAACAGCGACTGGGACCACTTCGCCGACAAGGTGGTGATCCAGCTCAACGACACCCACCCGGTCATGGCGATCGCCGAGCTGATGCGGATGCTCGTCGACGAGGAGGGTCTCGACTGGGACCGGGCCTGGTCGATCACCCGGCGCACGTTCGCGTACACCTGCCACACGCTGCTGCCCGAGGCGCTGGAGACCTGGCCGGTCGAGCTGATGCGGCGGCTGCTGCCGCGGCACCTGGAGATCATCTTCCTGATCAACCACCTGTTCCTGCAGGAGGTCGCGGACCGCTACCCCGGCGACGACGCGAAGCTGCGCGAGCTCTCGATCATCGCGGAGGGCGCGGAGCAGCGGGTCCGGATGGCGCACCTGGCCGTGGTCGGCAGCTCGGCGGTCAACGGCGTCGCGGAGCTGCACTCGCGGCTGCTCGCCGCCACGACCCTGCACGGGTTCGCCAACCTGTGGCCGGGCCGCTTCCACAACGTCACCAACGGCGTCTCGCCGCGCCGCTTCGTCCGGCTCGCCAACCCGCGGCTCGCCGAGCTGATCACCGAGCGGCTCGGCGACGGCGGCTGGCTGACGGACCTGGACCAGCTGAGCCGCCTCGAGCCGGCCGCCGCCGATCCGGAGTTCCGGCGGCGGTGGCGCGAGGTCAAGCGGCTCAACCGGGAGGACCTGGCCGAGCAGACGCTGGCCACGACCGGGGTGGTCCTGGACCCGGACGCGCTCTGCGACGTGATGATCAAGCGGTTCCACGAGTACAAGCGCCAGCTGCTGCGGGTGCTGCACGTGGTGACGCTCTACCACCGGATCCGGCGGGGCGAGGTCGCGGACGTGGTGCCGCGCTCGATCGTCTTCGGGGGCAAGGCGGCGCCCGGTTACTACGTGGCCAAGCGGATCATGAAGCTGGCGAACCGGGTCGCCGAGGTGGTCAACGCGGACCCGGCCGTCTCGCCGTACCTGAAGATGGTCTTCCTGCCCGACTACAACGTGTCCCGGGCGCAGCTGATCATCCCGGCCGCTGACCTCTCCGAGCAGATCTCGCTGGCGGGCAAGGAGGCCTCGGGCACCAGCAACATGAAGCTGGCCCTCAACGGTGCGCTGACCATCGGCACGCTGGACGGCGCGAACGTCGAGATCCGCGACCGGGTGGGCGGGGAGAACTTCTTCCTCTTCGGCCTGGACACCGCAGAGGTGGCCGCGCTCCGCGGGCGGGGCTACCGGCCGCGGGACCACTACGAGCGCGACGCGGAGCTGCGTGAGGTGGTGGACGCGGTCGCCGGGTGGGACGGCGAGCTCGCCGACGACCTGATGCACCGCGACGAGTACCTGACGCTCGCCGACTTCCGGGCCTATGTGGACTGCCAGGACCGGGTGGCCCGGGCCTGGCGCGATCCGGAGGACTGGACCCGCATGTCCATCCTGAACACCGCGCGCAGCGGCTTCTTCTCCGCCGACCGCACGGTGCGCGACTACTGCCGCGACATCTGGCACGTCACGCCGGTGTACGTGCCGCGGTGA
- a CDS encoding sensor histidine kinase — protein sequence MRAPDVYADNARLRAALRRRRTRPDGELTAFEERRDALVTTVTHELRTPLTNILGYAEMLADGDGGELSPAQRRGVAAILRNARRLHDTVSDLLLLDRANGPARAAPVDLSTVTAALHAEFAPLARDRGIALAGEAEPVRVDGDARQLARALRNLLDNAVKFTRRGEVRYRLRAEGAGAVLTVTDTGIGIPAGDLAGLFTPFHRASNAIDQAVPGPGLGLAIVRGIVTEHGGTVTARSRPGHGSTFTVTLPLAPAA from the coding sequence TTGCGGGCGCCTGACGTGTACGCGGACAACGCCCGCCTCCGCGCCGCGCTCCGCCGCCGCCGTACCCGGCCGGACGGCGAGCTGACGGCGTTCGAGGAGCGCAGGGACGCCCTGGTGACGACGGTGACGCACGAGCTGCGCACGCCGCTGACGAACATCCTCGGGTACGCCGAGATGCTCGCCGACGGCGACGGCGGCGAGCTGTCGCCGGCGCAGCGGCGCGGCGTCGCCGCGATCCTGCGCAACGCCCGCCGCCTGCACGACACGGTGTCGGACCTGCTGCTGCTCGACCGCGCGAACGGCCCGGCCCGCGCCGCACCCGTCGACCTGTCCACAGTGACCGCGGCGCTGCACGCGGAGTTCGCGCCGCTCGCCCGCGACCGCGGTATCGCGCTGGCGGGCGAGGCCGAGCCGGTCCGGGTCGACGGCGACGCACGCCAACTGGCGCGGGCGCTGCGCAACCTGCTGGACAACGCGGTGAAGTTCACCCGCCGCGGCGAGGTCCGCTACCGGCTGCGCGCCGAGGGCGCCGGCGCGGTGCTGACGGTGACCGACACGGGCATCGGCATCCCGGCGGGCGACCTGGCCGGCCTCTTCACGCCGTTCCACCGGGCGTCGAACGCGATCGACCAGGCCGTGCCGGGCCCGGGCCTCGGCCTGGCGATCGTCCGCGGCATCGTGACTGAACACGGCGGCACGGTGACGGCGCGGTCCCGGCCGGGACACGGCAGCACGTTCACCGTCACGCTGCCGCTCGCCCCGGCGGCCTGA
- a CDS encoding sensor histidine kinase: protein MGTDERQRLAALRGYRVLDAPADDELEAVVRVAATVAGVRTATLNLIDEDRQCQLAPAGLAGTVSPRADSLCAVHFREGEFVWVADAAADPAYKGNPWVDGRRGDIRFYASAPLVTPQGHALGTLCVFDSRPRELSDEQIDRLKDLARVVLALFERRRQARVHGELLRSNGELEQFAAVVSHDLAAPLSVIGGYLDLLADDRDGALDERAGGWIAGASRAVGRMQGLIEALLTYARVGGESRVRGHAELGEAVDQALLDLGDLIRESGATIGSASASATLACDPTLLRQLLQNLIGNGIKYRDPARPCRIEVAAERCGRDWLVTVTDNGIGIPPDQRDRVFEMFARVDPRSRTGHGIGLSTCRRIVERHGGRIWAGAAPGGAGTTISFTLAGA from the coding sequence GTGGGCACAGACGAGCGGCAGCGCCTGGCGGCGTTGCGCGGGTACCGCGTGCTCGACGCCCCCGCCGACGACGAGCTGGAGGCCGTGGTCCGGGTCGCCGCGACGGTCGCCGGCGTGCGGACCGCGACGCTCAACCTGATCGACGAGGACCGGCAGTGCCAGCTCGCTCCCGCGGGCCTCGCGGGCACCGTCTCACCCCGCGCCGACTCCCTGTGCGCCGTCCACTTCCGCGAGGGCGAGTTCGTCTGGGTCGCGGACGCCGCCGCGGATCCCGCGTACAAGGGCAACCCGTGGGTCGACGGCCGGCGTGGCGACATCCGCTTCTACGCCTCCGCCCCGCTGGTCACACCACAGGGCCACGCGCTCGGCACCCTCTGCGTCTTCGACTCCCGGCCGCGCGAGCTCAGCGACGAGCAGATCGACCGGCTCAAGGACCTCGCCCGGGTGGTGCTCGCGCTGTTCGAGCGCCGCCGGCAGGCCCGGGTACACGGCGAGCTGCTGCGCTCCAACGGCGAGCTGGAGCAGTTCGCCGCCGTGGTCAGCCACGATCTCGCCGCGCCGCTGAGCGTGATCGGCGGCTACCTGGACCTGCTCGCCGACGACCGCGACGGTGCGCTCGACGAGCGGGCCGGCGGGTGGATCGCCGGCGCGTCCCGGGCGGTCGGCCGCATGCAGGGCCTGATCGAGGCGCTGCTGACCTACGCCCGGGTGGGCGGCGAGTCGCGGGTGCGCGGACACGCCGAGCTGGGCGAGGCCGTGGACCAGGCGCTGCTGGACCTCGGCGACCTGATCCGGGAGAGCGGCGCCACCATCGGGAGCGCCTCGGCGTCCGCCACCCTGGCGTGCGACCCGACCCTGCTGCGCCAGCTGTTGCAGAACCTCATCGGCAACGGGATCAAGTACCGCGACCCGGCCCGGCCGTGCCGCATCGAGGTCGCCGCCGAGCGCTGCGGCCGCGACTGGCTCGTGACCGTGACGGACAACGGCATCGGCATCCCGCCGGACCAGCGCGACCGCGTCTTCGAGATGTTCGCCCGGGTCGACCCGCGCAGCCGTACCGGGCACGGCATCGGCCTGTCCACCTGCCGGCGCATCGTCGAACGCCACGGCGGCCGGATCTGGGCCGGCGCCGCGCCCGGCGGCGCGGGCACCACCATCTCCTTCACCCTTGCGGGCGCCTGA